The following are encoded together in the Bacillus sp. V2I10 genome:
- a CDS encoding DUF2515 domain-containing protein, with product MHGYKDLPSNQKTMEENNIIALIKNTTLKKNYDNISRTESYHSYYKRNPEIRWAFLASMVSRNAGYCMTDLKGTWFQKMINKKMIKALFLTYEDANWLIFSDAYPQLMLYEISKQIGHPLFHLLDEFHVSPFMKREWQIFWRKKNIEHLMTSLIINEQHLIQKPIIEKAIFKRKVFHTPLFLFQDFFHFSTVVFPTVEGRLFGFSVYDFKKLKSRIKLGRSLSWLLFHPDYYQEFMDFSERTVHTGSRYDYEKYLNDGRKRETPYLRTSYPVISHQLDVKERNWFHGQSMKKWYGPLPSPKEFDMTEWLIKKQNQMHAFSLLKEYMHNKGKRSKD from the coding sequence ATGCACGGCTATAAAGATTTGCCATCGAATCAAAAAACTATGGAAGAAAATAATATTATAGCACTTATAAAGAATACGACATTAAAAAAAAATTACGACAACATTTCGAGAACAGAAAGCTACCACAGCTATTATAAAAGGAATCCTGAAATAAGATGGGCATTTCTAGCAAGCATGGTATCACGAAATGCCGGCTACTGTATGACGGATTTAAAAGGTACTTGGTTTCAAAAAATGATAAATAAAAAAATGATAAAAGCATTGTTTCTGACTTATGAGGATGCAAACTGGCTCATTTTCTCCGATGCATATCCCCAGCTCATGCTGTATGAGATTTCAAAACAAATAGGGCATCCTCTTTTTCACTTGCTTGATGAATTCCATGTTTCTCCGTTTATGAAAAGAGAATGGCAGATTTTTTGGAGGAAAAAAAACATAGAACATTTAATGACCTCGCTGATTATTAACGAACAGCATTTAATTCAGAAGCCGATTATTGAAAAGGCGATTTTTAAGAGAAAGGTCTTTCATACACCTCTTTTTTTATTTCAGGACTTCTTTCATTTTAGCACAGTCGTTTTCCCTACTGTAGAAGGCAGATTATTCGGTTTTTCTGTTTATGATTTTAAAAAACTGAAAAGCCGCATCAAACTCGGGAGGTCTTTATCGTGGCTGCTTTTTCACCCGGATTATTATCAGGAGTTTATGGACTTTTCAGAACGGACAGTCCATACAGGGTCCAGATATGATTATGAAAAATACTTGAATGATGGAAGAAAAAGAGAAACACCCTATTTAAGAACATCCTATCCGGTGATCTCCCACCAATTAGACGTAAAAGAAAGAAATTGGTTTCATGGCCAGTCAATGAAAAAATGGTATGGACCTCTGCCGTCACCAAAAGAATTCGACATGACAGAGTGGCTTATAAAAAAGCAAAATCAGATGCATGCATTTTCTTTGTTAAAAGAATACATGCACAATAAAGGAAAAAGAAGCAAGGATTAA
- a CDS encoding spore protein, whose amino-acid sequence MAKETKKKQQKQSQAPSKNDLDKKLGGPNRPST is encoded by the coding sequence ATGGCAAAAGAAACGAAAAAGAAACAGCAAAAACAATCTCAGGCTCCATCAAAAAATGACCTGGATAAAAAGCTTGGAGGGCCGAACCGCCCTTCGACATAG
- a CDS encoding DUF1798 family protein, whose translation MNTKILKNSNKLLHITGECVSRFENDAKKKDEVDFFNEVKPAFEEAMAIMNEWKEDVLTWRITARPKYLFPAQIDSTVENFEQLVLQSFYKESKPIRFKNMKQSIDYVIEQVIAHIQMKSS comes from the coding sequence ATGAATACCAAAATTCTGAAAAACTCAAATAAGCTCCTTCATATAACAGGCGAATGTGTCAGCCGATTTGAAAATGATGCAAAAAAGAAGGATGAGGTTGATTTCTTTAATGAAGTAAAGCCTGCGTTTGAAGAGGCGATGGCTATCATGAATGAGTGGAAAGAAGATGTCTTGACATGGAGGATCACAGCAAGACCAAAATATTTATTTCCAGCTCAAATTGACTCTACAGTAGAAAATTTCGAACAGCTTGTGCTGCAATCTTTTTATAAAGAGTCAAAACCAATTCGATTCAAAAACATGAAACAGTCCATAGACTATGTGATTGAGCAAGTAATTGCACACATTCAGATGAAGAGCTCCTAA
- the yppF gene encoding YppF family protein, with product MNLQSIKTSFFEAKQFEPKSMSELLNFIKTMYIKGELSISEYRTAVMLLETSETSNPGQKVKI from the coding sequence ATGAATTTGCAAAGCATAAAAACATCATTTTTTGAAGCGAAGCAATTTGAACCAAAAAGCATGAGTGAGCTCCTGAATTTTATTAAAACTATGTACATCAAAGGGGAATTATCCATCAGCGAGTACCGAACTGCCGTTATGCTGCTTGAAACGTCTGAAACATCTAATCCCGGACAGAAAGTAAAAATATAG